From a region of the Candidatus Brocadia sp. genome:
- a CDS encoding type I restriction-modification system subunit M, whose amino-acid sequence MSDIVNKLWGFCHTLRHDGIDYGDYIEQLTYLLFLKMADEKGVCIPKDCTWESLKKESGTSLLDHYSDVLRKLREEKGLLGDIFAQAMPRFNNAVNLKRLITMIDDEKWTEMDVDVKGAAFEGLLEKAASEGKKGAGQYFTPRPLIQSIVGVMKPDPRETPDFTICDPACGTGGFLMRAYEWLMEITKGALDRKDVKRIKTATYYGQELVPRPRRLALMNLFLHGLEPKIYLGDSIYESKRGEQYHCILTNPPFGTKGANQAPERDDFTIATSNKQLNFIQHVMNILRRGGRAAIVLPDNCLFEDKAGDVFEILMHDCNLHTILRLPRGTFTPYSPGVKANVIFFQKGVPTENVWIFDARSNVPGITKKERPLTHAHFEEFEKCYGKDPNGQGKRQDLGEEGRFRKFHISDIKERDYKLDITWLKDETIEDADSLPEPQDLASEAITELEAVVDDLRDVLQLIEANGGE is encoded by the coding sequence ATGTCCGACATCGTAAACAAACTCTGGGGATTTTGCCATACCCTGCGCCATGACGGCATCGACTATGGCGATTATATTGAGCAGCTTACCTACCTGCTTTTTCTCAAGATGGCTGACGAAAAGGGCGTCTGCATACCAAAAGACTGCACATGGGAAAGCCTGAAAAAAGAGAGCGGAACCAGCCTGCTTGACCATTACTCTGATGTTCTTCGTAAATTGCGGGAAGAAAAAGGATTGCTTGGAGATATCTTTGCACAGGCAATGCCCCGCTTTAACAATGCCGTAAACCTAAAACGGTTAATCACCATGATTGACGATGAAAAATGGACGGAGATGGACGTTGATGTCAAAGGGGCTGCATTTGAGGGGCTTCTTGAAAAGGCGGCAAGCGAGGGAAAGAAGGGCGCCGGGCAATACTTTACTCCAAGACCGCTTATTCAGTCTATCGTGGGGGTTATGAAACCCGATCCACGGGAGACCCCTGATTTTACCATCTGTGATCCCGCCTGCGGCACAGGCGGTTTTTTGATGCGCGCCTATGAATGGCTCATGGAGATTACAAAAGGGGCATTGGACAGAAAGGACGTCAAACGGATAAAGACCGCCACGTATTACGGCCAGGAACTTGTGCCTCGTCCAAGGAGGCTTGCATTAATGAATCTCTTCCTGCATGGGCTTGAGCCAAAGATATATTTAGGCGATTCTATTTATGAGTCCAAACGCGGTGAACAATACCATTGCATCCTCACCAATCCGCCGTTTGGCACAAAAGGGGCGAATCAGGCGCCTGAGCGGGACGACTTTACCATAGCCACAAGCAACAAACAACTCAATTTTATCCAGCATGTCATGAACATCCTCAGGCGCGGGGGCAGGGCTGCGATTGTCCTGCCTGACAACTGCCTCTTTGAAGACAAGGCAGGAGATGTCTTTGAGATACTGATGCACGACTGCAATCTGCATACAATCCTGCGCCTGCCACGGGGGACATTCACGCCATACAGCCCCGGCGTCAAGGCGAATGTTATCTTCTTTCAAAAAGGCGTTCCAACTGAGAATGTCTGGATATTTGACGCCCGCTCCAACGTGCCGGGCATTACAAAAAAAGAACGACCTTTGACTCATGCGCATTTTGAAGAATTTGAGAAATGCTATGGCAAAGACCCGAATGGACAAGGCAAAAGACAGGACCTGGGAGAGGAAGGCAGATTCAGGAAATTCCATATCAGCGATATAAAAGAAAGGGATTACAAGCTTGATATAACATGGCTTAAAGACGAGACGATTGAAGATGCAGACAGCCTGCCTGAGCCGCAGGATTTGGCAAGCGAGGCGATTACGGAACTGGAGGCAGTGGTGGACGATCTGAGGGATGTGCTTCAATTGATTGAGGCAAATGGAGGGGAATAA
- a CDS encoding PDDEXK nuclease domain-containing protein: protein MSEIVPPARQYAEFLANIKRTIQQARTRAYYGANKELIGLYWNIGREIAERQEREGWGKSVVERLSRDLREEFPGLSGYSSQNLWYMRQFYTEYRDYSNLQQLVGEIPWGQNLIILSKVKNIKEREFYLRLTIKSGWSRNVLLNQIKAKAYERQVMSNKQHNFTETLPEHIAQQANEAMKDVYMLDFLGVGKPVVEREMERRMVNKIRDVILELGYGFSFIGNQYRIKLNDKEYFIDLLFFHRKLRSLVAIELKAGSFQPEYAGKMNFYLNLLDDLVKEADENPSIGIILCADRDRVEVEYALRGIDKPVGVAEYVLTKKLPKNLIGKLPDSNVIEAEILKELGAERPLKSKPKMRKAKGKRK, encoded by the coding sequence ATGTCTGAAATCGTTCCACCTGCACGACAGTATGCTGAATTTCTTGCGAATATCAAACGTACTATTCAGCAGGCGCGCACCCGCGCTTATTATGGGGCAAATAAAGAGCTCATTGGACTTTACTGGAATATCGGCAGGGAAATAGCCGAACGTCAGGAGCGGGAAGGCTGGGGTAAATCCGTGGTTGAAAGATTATCACGCGACCTGCGCGAGGAATTCCCCGGTCTCTCAGGTTACTCATCACAGAATTTGTGGTACATGCGGCAGTTCTATACGGAATATAGAGATTATTCAAATCTCCAACAACTTGTTGGAGAAATTCCATGGGGACAGAATCTCATTATTTTATCAAAAGTTAAAAACATCAAGGAAAGAGAATTCTATCTCCGGCTGACGATTAAATCGGGCTGGAGCCGCAATGTCCTTCTTAATCAGATAAAAGCAAAGGCATACGAGCGGCAGGTAATGAGCAATAAACAGCACAATTTCACCGAAACATTGCCTGAACATATCGCGCAGCAGGCTAATGAAGCCATGAAGGACGTCTATATGCTTGATTTCCTCGGCGTCGGCAAGCCTGTGGTCGAGCGGGAAATGGAACGGCGCATGGTTAACAAAATACGCGATGTCATTCTCGAACTGGGCTACGGCTTCTCTTTTATAGGCAACCAGTATCGCATAAAGCTTAATGATAAGGAATACTTTATAGATTTGCTGTTTTTTCACCGCAAGCTCAGAAGCCTTGTGGCTATTGAACTAAAGGCAGGCAGCTTTCAACCGGAATACGCCGGTAAGATGAATTTTTACCTGAACCTCCTTGACGATTTAGTAAAAGAAGCAGACGAAAACCCTTCTATTGGCATCATTCTCTGCGCCGACCGTGATCGGGTCGAAGTAGAATATGCGTTGAGAGGCATAGACAAACCCGTGGGTGTTGCAGAATATGTGCTGACGAAGAAATTACCCAAAAATCTTATTGGCAAATTACCCGACTCCAACGTTATCGAAGCGGAGATTCTTAAGGAATTGGGGGCTGAAAGACCATTGAAAAGTAAACCGAAAATGCGCAAGGCAAAGGGTAAGAGGAAATGA
- a CDS encoding restriction endonuclease subunit S, producing the protein MSNLPKGWTVEKLGNISERITKGTTPTSYGFKYLDSGIRFVKVENIKNGEIDHDSIRHYISGTANENQKRSILQDGDILFSIAGTIGVSCLVTRDDLPANTNQALAIIRGTKHTFNPKFLMLQLGSQLSKKEVEKQARGGGMNNISLQDVSEMIVNIPPFNEQRRIVAKLEKLLHRVDACKERLDKIPAILKRFRQSVLAAACSGRLTEDWREKNTDDNNYDKDYKLPASWKRAELSEFIDSMTNGIYKPDKYYDDKATACLRMYNIQEGKIILKNLKRILLSTDEIEKYKLEEGDILVNRVNSRELVGKAGIVEKLPEPIIFESKNIRLRLKRKLISPRYINYCFMTRIARDAFEDTAKQTVGMATISQPQIASLKVPVPTLPEQHEIVRRVDALFKKADEIEARYKKAEAFVDKLSQSILAKAFRGELVPQDPNDEPASELLKRVKEERVAREVKIEAEKRKKRKEKFLIK; encoded by the coding sequence ATGAGTAATTTGCCGAAGGGGTGGACTGTGGAGAAACTGGGCAACATTTCAGAACGGATAACAAAGGGCACCACGCCAACATCATATGGCTTCAAGTATCTAGATTCTGGAATTAGATTTGTCAAAGTTGAAAATATCAAAAACGGTGAGATAGATCACGACTCAATTAGACATTACATCTCCGGTACAGCTAATGAAAATCAGAAGCGTTCTATTCTTCAGGATGGTGATATTTTATTTTCAATTGCTGGGACTATTGGAGTTTCTTGTTTAGTGACCAGAGACGACCTGCCTGCAAATACCAATCAAGCACTTGCTATCATAAGAGGTACAAAGCATACTTTCAATCCAAAATTTCTTATGCTTCAACTTGGCTCCCAGTTAAGTAAGAAAGAAGTTGAAAAACAGGCAAGAGGCGGGGGGATGAATAACATTTCTTTGCAAGATGTTAGTGAAATGATCGTCAATATTCCCCCCTTCAACGAGCAGCGCCGCATTGTAGCTAAACTGGAAAAACTCTTACACAGGGTTGATGCCTGCAAAGAACGACTGGACAAAATCCCCGCAATACTCAAACGCTTCCGCCAGTCCGTCCTCGCCGCCGCATGTTCAGGGAGATTAACGGAGGATTGGAGGGAGAAGAATACGGATGACAACAACTATGACAAAGACTATAAATTACCTGCTTCTTGGAAAAGAGCAGAACTATCGGAATTCATAGATTCAATGACAAACGGTATATATAAACCTGATAAATATTATGACGATAAAGCTACAGCTTGCCTCAGAATGTACAATATTCAAGAAGGAAAGATTATCTTGAAAAATCTGAAAAGAATATTGCTTTCTACAGACGAGATTGAAAAATATAAGTTAGAAGAAGGCGATATTTTGGTTAATCGGGTGAACAGCAGGGAGTTGGTTGGAAAAGCCGGCATTGTCGAGAAACTTCCCGAACCAATCATTTTTGAGAGCAAGAACATAAGATTGCGATTGAAGAGAAAGCTTATATCTCCCAGATATATAAATTATTGCTTCATGACAAGAATAGCGAGAGATGCATTTGAGGATACGGCAAAACAGACCGTTGGGATGGCTACCATAAGCCAACCACAAATTGCATCACTAAAAGTGCCTGTTCCTACCCTCCCCGAACAGCATGAAATCGTCCGCCGTGTAGACGCCCTTTTCAAAAAGGCAGACGAGATTGAGGCGCGGTATAAGAAGGCGGAGGCTTTTGTGGACAAGCTCAGCCAGTCAATTCTTGCCAAGGCCTTCCGAGGCGAGCTTGTGCCTCAGGACCCGAACGATGAGCCTGCCTCTGAACTATTGAAACGTGTCAAAGAAGAACGAGTTGCAAGAGAAGTAAAAATAGAGGCAGAGAAAAGGAAGAAACGCAAAGAAAAATTTCTCATAAAATGA
- the radC gene encoding DNA repair protein RadC, whose translation MKKISDIPKPDRPREKLVQKGAEALSDIELLAILLGSGTKGHDVMTVAERILKVLDAHNEKLNLNELKKIEGVGPAKATLIAAALEFVRRRIRPEGLKISFPADVLPLIANYADRKQEHFICVSINGANEVIAARVVTVGLVNKSQVHPREVFADPITDRAAAVIIAHNHPSGSLSPSKEDVEVTKQLRAAGETLGIKLLDHIIFNHKGYYSFLERGELVTL comes from the coding sequence ATGAAGAAAATTTCTGACATCCCAAAACCTGACAGACCACGTGAGAAACTTGTGCAAAAAGGCGCAGAGGCATTATCTGACATTGAGTTGCTCGCCATTCTTTTGGGCAGCGGAACCAAAGGCCATGACGTCATGACGGTTGCAGAAAGGATATTAAAGGTACTGGACGCCCATAATGAGAAACTGAATCTGAATGAGCTGAAAAAGATCGAGGGGGTAGGGCCTGCAAAGGCAACCCTGATTGCCGCTGCCCTGGAATTTGTCCGCCGGCGTATCCGGCCAGAAGGTTTGAAGATATCTTTTCCCGCAGATGTCCTGCCTTTGATCGCTAATTATGCCGACCGCAAACAGGAGCACTTTATCTGTGTTTCTATCAATGGCGCAAATGAAGTCATAGCTGCCCGTGTGGTTACGGTGGGGTTGGTCAACAAATCTCAGGTTCATCCACGAGAGGTATTCGCCGATCCTATCACGGATCGCGCCGCTGCCGTAATTATTGCCCACAACCATCCGTCAGGGAGTTTATCACCCAGCAAAGAGGATGTTGAAGTAACCAAACAATTAAGGGCAGCCGGAGAAACCCTGGGCATCAAATTATTAGACCACATCATCTTTAACCACAAAGGGTATTACAGCTTCCTGGAAAGAGGGGAATTGGTAACACTTTAG